From a single Arachnia propionica genomic region:
- the rplF gene encoding 50S ribosomal protein L6: MSRIGKLPVAVPSNVEVKIDGQNLAVKGPKGELKFTVREPITVAKNEQGELEVSRPNDERLSRSLHGLTRTLVSNMVTGVTQGYEKKLEIVGVGYRVIAKGPTQLEFALGFSHPVVVNAPEGITFTVETQTKFTVHGIDKQLVGETAANIRKIRKPEPYKGKGVRYAGEHVRRKAGKAGK, from the coding sequence ATGTCACGAATTGGCAAGCTCCCGGTCGCGGTCCCGTCCAACGTCGAGGTCAAGATCGACGGTCAGAACCTGGCCGTCAAGGGTCCCAAGGGTGAGTTGAAATTCACCGTACGCGAACCCATCACCGTCGCGAAGAACGAGCAGGGAGAGCTGGAGGTGTCGCGCCCGAACGACGAGCGGCTGTCCCGTTCCCTGCACGGCCTGACCCGCACCCTCGTGTCGAACATGGTCACCGGGGTCACCCAGGGATATGAGAAGAAACTCGAGATCGTGGGTGTCGGCTACCGCGTCATTGCGAAGGGCCCGACCCAGCTCGAATTCGCCCTCGGGTTCTCGCACCCGGTGGTGGTCAACGCCCCGGAGGGCATTACCTTCACCGTCGAGACCCAGACCAAGTTCACGGTGCACGGCATCGACAAGCAGCTTGTCGGTGAGACCGCCGCGAACATCCGCAAGATCCGCAAGCCCGAACCCTACAAGGGTAAGGGTGTTCGCTACGCGGGCGAGCACGTCCGCCGCAAGGCCGGAAAGGCTGGTAAGTAA
- the rpsH gene encoding 30S ribosomal protein S8: MTMTDPIADMLTRLRNANQAYQESTTMPSSKIKVGIAEILKAEGYISNFELTEVEGQVGKVLKVTLKYGDSRERSIAGLRRISKPGLRVYAKAKALPKVLGGLGIAIISTSQGLLTDKQANAKSVGGEVLAYVW, translated from the coding sequence ATGACAATGACTGATCCCATCGCAGACATGCTCACGCGTCTGCGTAACGCCAATCAGGCGTACCAGGAATCGACGACCATGCCGTCGTCGAAGATCAAGGTCGGCATCGCGGAGATTCTGAAGGCCGAGGGTTACATCTCGAACTTCGAACTGACCGAGGTCGAAGGACAGGTGGGCAAAGTGCTCAAGGTCACCCTCAAGTACGGTGACTCGCGGGAGCGCTCCATCGCAGGACTCCGTCGTATCAGCAAGCCCGGTCTGCGTGTCTACGCGAAGGCCAAGGCCCTCCCGAAGGTGCTCGGCGGTCTCGGTATCGCCATCATCTCCACATCCCAGGGCCTGCTGACCGACAAGCAAGCAAACGCCAAGTCCGTGGGTGGCGAAGTGCTCGCCTACGTCTGGTGA
- a CDS encoding type Z 30S ribosomal protein S14 has translation MAKTALKVKQSRKPKFGVRAYTRCKRCGRPKSVYRKFGLCRICLRELAHSGQLPGVTKSSW, from the coding sequence ATGGCTAAGACAGCACTCAAGGTCAAGCAGTCCCGCAAGCCGAAGTTCGGTGTGCGCGCCTACACCCGCTGCAAGCGCTGCGGTCGTCCCAAGTCGGTGTACCGCAAGTTCGGTCTGTGCCGTATCTGCCTGCGTGAGCTCGCCCACTCAGGTCAGCTTCCCGGCGTGACCAAGTCGTCCTGGTGA
- the rplE gene encoding 50S ribosomal protein L5, translating into MSSDVEIPRLKKKYREQIIPALQEEFKYANVMQIPGLTKIVVNMGVGEAARDSKIIDGAVRDLTVITGQKPTITRARKSIAQFKLREGMPIGCHVTLRGNRMWEFADRLLTLALPRIRDFRGLNGRQFDGKGNYTFGLNEQVMFLEIDQDKIDRVRGMDITFVTSATNDQEGRALLKHLGFPFKAVDDPKPVKGGRGPAFQPKKKK; encoded by the coding sequence ATGAGCAGCGACGTTGAGATCCCGCGCCTGAAGAAGAAATACCGCGAGCAGATCATCCCTGCCCTGCAGGAGGAGTTCAAGTACGCCAACGTCATGCAGATTCCCGGTCTGACCAAGATCGTGGTCAACATGGGCGTCGGCGAGGCTGCGCGTGACTCCAAGATCATCGACGGTGCCGTCCGTGATCTGACCGTCATCACCGGTCAGAAGCCAACCATCACCAGGGCCCGCAAGTCCATTGCTCAGTTCAAGCTGCGTGAGGGCATGCCCATCGGCTGTCACGTCACCCTGCGTGGGAACCGCATGTGGGAGTTCGCTGACCGGCTGTTGACCCTGGCTCTGCCTCGTATCCGCGACTTCCGCGGCCTCAATGGTCGCCAGTTCGACGGCAAGGGCAACTACACCTTCGGGTTGAACGAGCAGGTCATGTTCCTGGAGATTGATCAGGACAAGATCGACCGCGTCCGTGGCATGGACATCACGTTCGTGACCTCGGCCACCAATGACCAGGAGGGTCGTGCGTTGCTGAAGCACCTCGGCTTCCCCTTCAAGGCAGTCGACGATCCGAAGCCGGTCAAGGGCGGTCGCGGCCCCGCGTTCCAGCCCAAGAAGAAGAAGTGA
- the rplX gene encoding 50S ribosomal protein L24 codes for MNSLHVKKGDRVKVIAGKDKGKTGEIIAVDPRSQKVTVEGVNVIKRHKRESQGADGRRIEGGIISSEAPIHVSNVQLVTKVDGKEVVTRVGYKRVDVTKKRSDGSEYPAQRSVRIAQKTGKEI; via the coding sequence ATGAACTCGCTCCACGTCAAGAAGGGTGACCGGGTCAAGGTCATCGCGGGCAAGGACAAGGGCAAGACCGGTGAGATCATCGCCGTCGATCCCCGATCCCAGAAGGTGACCGTCGAGGGCGTCAACGTCATCAAACGACACAAGCGCGAATCCCAGGGTGCCGATGGTCGGCGCATCGAGGGCGGCATCATCAGCTCTGAGGCCCCCATTCACGTCTCGAACGTCCAGCTCGTCACCAAAGTTGACGGCAAGGAGGTCGTGACCCGGGTTGGCTACAAGCGCGTCGATGTCACCAAGAAGCGCTCCGACGGGTCCGAGTACCCGGCCCAGCGCAGCGTTCGCATCGCCCAGAAGACCGGGAAGGAGATCTGA
- the rplN gene encoding 50S ribosomal protein L14, with amino-acid sequence MIQQESRLKVADNTGAKELLCIRVLGGSKRRYAYLGDTIVATVKDAIPGGNVKKGEVVRAVVVRTVKERRRGDGSYIKFDENAAVILKSDGEPRGTRIFGPVARELREKKFMRIVSLAPEVI; translated from the coding sequence ATGATCCAGCAGGAGTCGCGACTCAAGGTCGCCGACAACACTGGTGCCAAGGAACTCTTGTGCATCCGCGTTCTCGGTGGCTCGAAGCGTCGTTACGCCTACCTCGGTGACACCATCGTCGCCACGGTCAAGGACGCGATCCCCGGCGGCAACGTCAAGAAGGGCGAAGTCGTCAGGGCCGTTGTAGTGCGTACAGTCAAGGAGCGTCGCCGCGGCGACGGCTCGTACATCAAATTCGACGAGAACGCCGCCGTCATCCTGAAGAGCGACGGGGAGCCCCGCGGCACCCGTATCTTCGGCCCGGTGGCGCGGGAACTGCGTGAAAAGAAGTTCATGCGCATCGTCTCGCTCGCCCCGGAGGTGATCTGA
- a CDS encoding PQQ-binding-like beta-propeller repeat protein, giving the protein MLAAVLVAVAGFGSWWFLLRGGSDGESIKPVTGLNQAPQIAWESEHRGGAVGGTAEGLLVIPNVTEGGARLRMLAWADGSERWAVDVSDRVSGAVSVQIHTKLPDGLFGLIVTDAVGKNRFLVHRASNGEFVRELDLGHGSLIGGDMKAVYRYEPDEERIGTVKISRIPDIVNSDAIAWSTEVEIVPQEGAYTVKERDGFADFCWINEFGAEISCFKSLSLDDGSPPPWKDDSTTFVRVSGVIVTSEQEKGRLSAYDSTGNQLWQKADSGGPLHVFKDVLLIGSRRGEMIERLDPRTGDVRWRQNWGNGYPIIFDHEGQPVVLFAEAQTLNVGIANMDTGEIGLEKHSVASGRVVFRTAGGDIVASDDRGKGVELVAIRAGQSEKLWTQTFDDYTYIEQDDQYLILRSEDKFAVLR; this is encoded by the coding sequence ATGCTGGCCGCTGTCCTGGTGGCTGTCGCAGGATTCGGAAGCTGGTGGTTCCTCCTGCGAGGCGGGAGCGATGGGGAGAGCATCAAGCCCGTGACGGGACTCAATCAAGCCCCGCAGATTGCGTGGGAGAGTGAACATCGGGGTGGCGCCGTGGGAGGGACGGCGGAGGGCTTGTTGGTAATTCCCAATGTCACCGAGGGAGGTGCCCGGCTCAGAATGCTCGCATGGGCTGATGGCTCGGAGCGATGGGCGGTTGACGTCAGCGACCGGGTCAGCGGTGCGGTGAGCGTCCAAATCCACACGAAATTACCCGATGGACTCTTCGGACTGATTGTCACGGATGCGGTCGGAAAGAACCGGTTCCTGGTTCACAGGGCATCGAACGGAGAATTCGTGCGGGAACTGGACCTGGGCCATGGGTCGCTCATCGGCGGTGACATGAAAGCGGTGTACCGCTACGAGCCGGATGAGGAACGTATTGGCACCGTGAAGATCAGTCGCATACCGGACATCGTGAATTCCGATGCCATCGCGTGGAGTACCGAGGTGGAAATTGTGCCGCAGGAGGGGGCGTACACGGTGAAGGAACGCGACGGATTTGCCGATTTCTGTTGGATCAACGAGTTTGGGGCCGAGATCAGCTGTTTCAAGTCTCTGTCCCTTGACGACGGCAGTCCGCCCCCGTGGAAGGACGACTCAACGACTTTCGTGCGTGTCAGTGGAGTCATCGTCACATCCGAACAGGAAAAAGGTCGTCTGAGCGCTTACGACTCGACGGGAAACCAGCTCTGGCAGAAGGCAGACTCCGGGGGGCCGCTCCATGTTTTCAAGGATGTCCTGCTCATAGGGTCGCGGCGGGGCGAGATGATCGAACGTCTCGATCCCCGCACCGGGGATGTGCGGTGGAGACAAAACTGGGGCAATGGATATCCGATCATCTTTGATCACGAAGGACAGCCGGTGGTGTTGTTCGCGGAGGCGCAGACCTTGAACGTGGGAATTGCCAATATGGACACGGGGGAGATCGGGCTGGAGAAACATTCGGTTGCGTCCGGGCGAGTGGTGTTTCGAACAGCGGGCGGCGACATCGTGGCATCCGATGACAGGGGGAAAGGGGTGGAGCTTGTCGCGATCAGAGCTGGACAATCGGAGAAACTGTGGACACAGACTTTCGATGACTACACCTACATCGAGCAGGACGATCAATACCTGATCCTGCGTAGCGAGGATAAGTTCGCCGTGCTGAGATGA
- a CDS encoding ferritin produces MELTGKLKEAFNAQVTMELTAAAVYRQLSIDMEALDLPGIAGWFKAQSAEEEVHAEKFIAHMLDRDATPLLGTIKAQTKHVTTVLEAFEASLAHEKKVSGAIRDLYRLASSTDDIDALPLLSWFIDEQIEEESTVSAIISRIKLIGNDGNGILRLDEELGGRSTQA; encoded by the coding sequence ATGGAACTTACTGGAAAGCTTAAGGAAGCCTTCAACGCCCAGGTCACCATGGAACTGACCGCCGCTGCCGTATACCGGCAGCTCTCCATCGATATGGAAGCCCTCGACCTGCCGGGCATCGCGGGTTGGTTCAAAGCCCAGTCCGCTGAAGAAGAAGTACACGCCGAGAAATTCATCGCCCACATGTTGGATCGCGACGCCACGCCGCTGCTGGGCACCATCAAGGCCCAGACCAAGCATGTCACCACGGTCCTCGAGGCCTTCGAGGCCTCTCTCGCCCACGAGAAGAAGGTGTCCGGGGCAATCCGCGATCTTTACCGTCTCGCCAGTTCAACCGATGACATCGACGCCCTTCCGCTGCTCAGCTGGTTCATTGACGAGCAGATTGAAGAGGAATCCACCGTCTCCGCCATCATCAGCCGAATCAAACTGATCGGCAATGACGGCAACGGCATCCTCCGCCTCGACGAGGAACTCGGCGGTCGCTCAACGCAGGCCTGA
- the rpsQ gene encoding 30S ribosomal protein S17 yields MSETTTQQRGRRKVMQGVVVSDKMDKTIVVLVEDRVKHPLYGKVMTKSSRIKVHDEDNTAGVGDRVRVMETRPLSAQKRWRLVEIIERAK; encoded by the coding sequence ATGTCTGAAACCACCACCCAACAGCGCGGCCGCCGCAAGGTGATGCAGGGCGTCGTCGTCTCGGACAAGATGGACAAAACCATTGTCGTCTTGGTCGAGGACCGCGTGAAGCACCCGCTCTACGGCAAGGTCATGACCAAGTCGTCGCGCATCAAGGTCCATGACGAGGACAACACCGCTGGCGTCGGTGACCGCGTCCGCGTCATGGAGACCCGACCGCTGTCGGCGCAGAAGCGCTGGCGTCTGGTCGAGATCATCGAACGCGCCAAGTGA
- the rpmC gene encoding 50S ribosomal protein L29 — MSKALTANELRGLSREQLNAKVVELKEELFGLRFAAATGQLESHGRLREVRKDIARVYTVLQERNLGIVDEPAIQEK; from the coding sequence ATGAGCAAGGCCCTGACCGCCAACGAGCTGCGTGGCCTGTCCCGCGAGCAGCTCAACGCCAAGGTGGTGGAGCTGAAGGAGGAACTGTTCGGCCTCCGGTTCGCCGCCGCCACGGGTCAGCTGGAGTCCCACGGGCGGCTTCGCGAGGTCCGCAAAGACATCGCCCGCGTCTACACCGTGTTGCAGGAACGCAACCTCGGTATCGTCGATGAGCCCGCGATCCAGGAGAAGTGA
- the rplP gene encoding 50S ribosomal protein L16, whose protein sequence is MLIPRRVKFRKQHHPKRDGVAKGATKLAFGEYGIQALESSYLTNRQIEAARIAMTRHIKRGGKVWINVYPDRPLTKKPAETRMGSGKGSPEWWVANVKPGRVLFELSGVAEDVAREAMRLAIHKLPFKARFIKREAGEI, encoded by the coding sequence ATGCTGATTCCTCGTCGCGTCAAGTTCCGCAAACAGCACCACCCGAAGCGGGACGGTGTTGCCAAGGGCGCCACGAAGCTCGCCTTCGGTGAGTACGGCATCCAGGCGCTCGAGTCCTCCTACCTGACGAACCGTCAGATCGAGGCAGCTCGTATCGCCATGACCCGTCACATCAAGCGTGGCGGCAAGGTCTGGATCAACGTCTACCCGGACCGTCCCCTGACCAAGAAACCGGCTGAGACCCGAATGGGTTCCGGCAAGGGCTCGCCCGAGTGGTGGGTGGCCAACGTCAAACCCGGTCGGGTGCTCTTCGAGCTCTCCGGTGTGGCTGAGGACGTGGCCCGTGAGGCGATGCGCCTCGCAATCCACAAGCTGCCCTTCAAGGCCCGTTTCATCAAACGCGAAGCAGGTGAGATCTGA
- the rpsC gene encoding 30S ribosomal protein S3, protein MGQKINPNGFRLGITTDHITRWYATKNYADYVAEDVKIRNYLTKSLERAGISSIEIERRSKRVTIFLHAARPGIVIGRNGAEAERVRAELEKLTGKQVQLNILEVKNPEIDAQLVAQGVAEQLGARVAFRRAMRKAQQTAMRSGAKGIRIKCSGRLGGAEMSRSEGYRDGQVPLHTLRADIDYGFYEARTTFGRIGVKVWIYKGDVTGTRAERAAQKAARNSAPTGRQRSGRRPGRGEGRGDRPERGGRRRAEAAQAPVEAAPETSNAGA, encoded by the coding sequence ATGGGGCAGAAGATCAACCCGAACGGCTTCCGTCTCGGCATCACCACGGATCACATCACCCGCTGGTACGCGACGAAGAACTACGCAGACTACGTGGCTGAGGACGTGAAGATCCGTAACTACCTGACCAAGTCGCTGGAACGCGCCGGGATCTCCTCCATCGAGATCGAGCGTCGTTCCAAACGGGTCACCATCTTCCTTCACGCCGCGCGTCCCGGGATCGTCATCGGGCGTAACGGCGCCGAGGCGGAGCGGGTGCGGGCCGAGCTGGAGAAGCTGACCGGCAAGCAGGTGCAGCTGAACATCCTCGAGGTTAAGAACCCCGAGATCGACGCCCAGCTCGTGGCGCAGGGTGTCGCCGAGCAGCTGGGGGCCCGTGTGGCTTTCCGTCGCGCGATGCGCAAGGCCCAGCAGACGGCCATGCGTTCCGGCGCTAAGGGCATCCGCATCAAGTGCTCCGGGCGTCTCGGCGGGGCCGAGATGTCGCGTTCCGAGGGGTATCGTGACGGCCAGGTGCCGCTGCACACCCTTCGCGCCGACATTGACTATGGTTTCTACGAGGCCCGCACCACCTTCGGGCGGATCGGCGTCAAGGTGTGGATCTACAAGGGCGACGTCACCGGCACCCGTGCCGAACGTGCTGCCCAGAAGGCCGCCCGCAACTCCGCCCCCACCGGTCGTCAGCGTTCGGGCCGCCGCCCGGGACGCGGCGAGGGTCGCGGGGATCGTCCCGAGCGTGGCGGACGCCGCCGCGCAGAAGCAGCCCAGGCACCGGTCGAGGCTGCTCCCGAAACCTCGAACGCAGGAGCGTGA
- the rplV gene encoding 50S ribosomal protein L22, with translation MSNENGNSARREALLGDRPGSYAIARHVRMSPMKVRRVVDLIRGMDVTEALTALRFAPQAASEPVYKVVASAVANAENAEDLDPQDLYVSKAFVDEGVTLRRIRPRAKGSASRILKRGSHITVVVEPRESKEA, from the coding sequence ATGAGCAACGAAAACGGCAACAGCGCCCGTCGCGAGGCCCTGCTCGGTGATCGTCCCGGCTCCTACGCCATCGCGCGTCACGTCCGGATGAGCCCGATGAAGGTGCGTCGTGTGGTGGATCTGATCCGCGGCATGGATGTCACCGAGGCCCTTACCGCCCTGAGGTTCGCCCCCCAGGCGGCTTCGGAGCCCGTGTACAAGGTGGTGGCCTCGGCCGTCGCCAACGCTGAGAACGCCGAGGACCTGGACCCCCAGGACCTCTACGTGTCGAAGGCATTCGTCGACGAGGGCGTGACCCTGCGTCGCATTCGTCCCCGCGCCAAGGGTTCCGCTTCGCGGATCCTGAAACGCGGTTCCCACATCACTGTGGTCGTTGAACCCCGAGAGTCGAAGGAGGCCTGA
- the rpsS gene encoding 30S ribosomal protein S19 — protein sequence MPRSLKKGPFVDDHLMKKVDVQNEKGTKNVIKTWSRRSMIVPDMLGHTIAVHDGRKHVPVFITEAMIGHKLGEFAPTRTFRGHVKEDKKARRR from the coding sequence ATGCCACGCAGCCTGAAGAAAGGCCCCTTCGTTGACGACCACCTGATGAAGAAGGTGGACGTTCAGAACGAAAAGGGCACCAAGAATGTCATCAAGACCTGGTCGCGCCGTTCGATGATCGTCCCGGACATGCTGGGCCACACCATCGCCGTGCACGACGGTCGCAAGCACGTCCCGGTGTTCATCACCGAGGCCATGATTGGTCACAAGCTGGGCGAATTCGCCCCCACGCGCACCTTCCGGGGGCACGTGAAGGAAGACAAGAAGGCCCGTCGCCGCTGA
- the rplB gene encoding 50S ribosomal protein L2, whose product MGIRKYKPTTPGRRGASVSDFVELTRSTPEKSLLAPKSKTGGRNNSGRITTRHIGGGHKQAYRIIDFKRYDKDGVPAKVAHIEYDPNRTARIALLHYRDGEKRYIIAPNGLTQGTIVVSGPGSDIKPGNNLELRQIPVGTTVHAVELRPGGGAKLGRSAGAAIQLVAREGKYATLRMPSGEMRMVDVRCRATIGTVGNAEQSNINWGKAGRNRWKGIRPTVRGVVMNPVDHPHGGGEGRTSGGRHPVSPWGKPEGRTRDKNKASSRLIVRRRKTGKKR is encoded by the coding sequence ATGGGTATCCGCAAGTACAAGCCGACGACCCCGGGTCGCCGCGGCGCCAGCGTCTCCGATTTCGTCGAACTGACCCGTTCAACTCCGGAGAAGTCGCTGCTCGCCCCGAAATCGAAGACCGGTGGCCGTAACAACTCGGGTCGTATCACCACGCGCCACATCGGTGGTGGTCACAAGCAGGCCTATCGCATCATTGATTTCAAGCGCTATGACAAGGATGGTGTGCCTGCGAAGGTCGCTCACATCGAGTACGACCCCAACCGCACTGCCCGCATCGCGCTGCTGCACTATCGCGACGGCGAGAAGCGCTACATCATCGCCCCCAACGGCCTGACCCAGGGAACCATCGTGGTTTCCGGTCCGGGCTCCGACATCAAGCCCGGCAACAACCTGGAGCTGCGGCAGATCCCCGTCGGCACCACGGTTCATGCCGTTGAGTTGCGTCCCGGAGGCGGCGCCAAGCTGGGTCGTTCCGCTGGCGCGGCCATTCAACTCGTGGCCCGTGAGGGCAAGTACGCCACCTTGCGCATGCCCTCGGGGGAGATGCGCATGGTCGACGTCCGGTGCCGTGCCACCATCGGCACGGTCGGCAACGCCGAGCAGTCGAACATCAACTGGGGCAAGGCAGGACGTAACCGCTGGAAGGGCATCCGCCCGACCGTTCGTGGCGTCGTGATGAACCCCGTCGACCACCCGCACGGTGGTGGCGAGGGCCGTACCTCGGGTGGTCGTCACCCGGTGTCCCCGTGGGGTAAGCCCGAGGGCCGTACCCGCGACAAGAACAAGGCGAGCAGCCGTCTCATCGTGCGTCGCCGCAAGACCGGCAAGAAGCGCTGA
- the rplW gene encoding 50S ribosomal protein L23, protein MSELKIRDHRDIIWRPVVSEKSYNLLDENKYTFVVAPRANKTEIKIAIEKIFDVRVIAVNTQNRQGKRRRTRFGIGKRVDVKRAIVTVAEGDRIDIFAGQGE, encoded by the coding sequence GTGAGCGAGCTGAAGATCCGCGATCACCGCGACATCATCTGGCGTCCCGTCGTCAGCGAGAAGAGCTACAACCTCCTCGACGAGAACAAGTACACGTTCGTCGTGGCCCCCCGCGCGAACAAGACCGAGATCAAGATCGCTATCGAGAAGATCTTTGATGTTCGCGTCATAGCCGTCAACACCCAGAACCGTCAGGGCAAGCGTCGTCGCACTCGCTTCGGCATCGGCAAGAGGGTCGATGTCAAACGTGCCATCGTGACCGTCGCCGAGGGTGACCGCATCGACATCTTCGCCGGCCAGGGCGAGTGA
- the rplD gene encoding 50S ribosomal protein L4, whose protein sequence is MSSITVDVHAPKGKKAGTAELPGEIFDVQTNIPLIHQVVVAQLAAARQGTHSTKTRGEVRGGGSKPWRQKGTGRARHGSRRSPIWTGGGTVHGPKPRDYSQRTPKKMIAAALRGSLSDRARDGQVFVVSELVPGEVPSTRTALETLAQLGELKKVLVVLDRFEEVSWLSLRNVPTIHVLAVDQLNTYDVLVADTVVFTSAALAAFTNRGAEAIATESEAEATTEVKAKKDYGKNSYRGDKPPAGFEIKGNEDSMKFHTPESPWYSRTIAEVWFKTAEAAEAAGFVNVMEGKEEK, encoded by the coding sequence ATGAGCTCCATCACCGTTGACGTCCACGCTCCCAAGGGTAAGAAAGCCGGCACCGCCGAGCTGCCCGGCGAGATCTTCGACGTCCAAACCAACATTCCTCTGATCCATCAGGTCGTGGTGGCCCAGCTTGCCGCTGCCCGCCAGGGCACGCACTCCACCAAGACCCGCGGTGAGGTTCGTGGCGGCGGTAGCAAGCCGTGGCGACAGAAGGGAACCGGTCGTGCCCGTCACGGTTCACGTCGTTCCCCGATCTGGACCGGCGGCGGCACCGTTCACGGTCCCAAGCCTCGCGACTACTCCCAGCGCACCCCCAAGAAGATGATCGCCGCGGCCCTGCGCGGCTCCCTGTCCGATCGCGCCCGCGACGGCCAGGTCTTCGTGGTCTCCGAGCTGGTTCCCGGCGAGGTTCCCTCCACCCGCACCGCTCTTGAAACGCTCGCGCAGCTGGGTGAACTGAAGAAGGTGCTCGTGGTCCTCGACCGGTTCGAGGAGGTCTCCTGGCTGAGCCTGCGCAACGTCCCGACCATCCACGTCCTGGCCGTCGACCAACTCAACACCTACGACGTGCTGGTGGCCGACACCGTCGTGTTCACCTCCGCGGCGCTGGCCGCGTTCACTAACCGGGGTGCCGAGGCGATCGCCACCGAATCTGAGGCCGAGGCCACGACCGAGGTGAAGGCCAAGAAGGACTACGGCAAGAACTCCTACCGCGGTGACAAGCCGCCTGCTGGGTTCGAGATCAAGGGCAACGAGGATTCCATGAAATTCCATACCCCTGAGTCGCCGTGGTACTCCCGCACTATCGCCGAGGTTTGGTTCAAGACCGCCGAGGCAGCTGAGGCCGCCGGCTTCGTGAACGTGATGGAAGGCAAGGAGGAGAAGTGA
- the rplC gene encoding 50S ribosomal protein L3, producing the protein MSNSERIVKGILGTKLGMTQLWDENNKVVPVTVIQAGPCVVTQVRTPEKDGYNAVQLGFGAIASRKVTKPAQGHFDKAGVTPRRHLLELRTANASEFTLGQELTAELFAGGEFVDVTGTTKGKGTAGVMKRHGFGGLKSSHGVHRKHRAPGSIGGCSTPGRVFKGLRMAGRMGNAKVTVQNLKIHAVDAERGLLLVRGAVPGNNGSLVVVRSAAKKGEQA; encoded by the coding sequence ATGAGCAACAGCGAACGAATCGTCAAGGGCATCCTGGGCACCAAGCTCGGCATGACCCAGCTCTGGGACGAGAACAACAAGGTCGTCCCCGTCACCGTCATCCAGGCCGGGCCTTGTGTCGTCACCCAGGTCCGCACCCCCGAGAAGGACGGGTACAACGCCGTCCAGCTCGGCTTCGGAGCCATCGCTTCCAGGAAGGTCACGAAACCTGCCCAGGGGCACTTCGACAAGGCCGGTGTCACTCCTCGCAGGCACCTGCTCGAGCTGCGCACGGCCAACGCATCCGAGTTCACTCTTGGCCAGGAGCTGACCGCCGAGCTTTTCGCCGGTGGTGAGTTCGTCGACGTGACCGGGACCACCAAGGGCAAGGGCACTGCGGGCGTCATGAAGCGCCACGGCTTCGGGGGCCTCAAGAGTTCACATGGCGTGCACCGCAAGCACCGCGCACCTGGTTCCATCGGTGGCTGCTCCACCCCCGGTCGCGTGTTCAAGGGCCTCCGCATGGCGGGTCGCATGGGTAACGCCAAGGTGACCGTCCAGAACCTCAAGATCCACGCCGTCGATGCCGAACGAGGCCTGCTGCTGGTTCGCGGCGCGGTCCCCGGCAACAACGGCTCGCTCGTCGTCGTGCGCAGCGCAGCAAAGAAGGGTGAGCAGGCATGA
- the rpsJ gene encoding 30S ribosomal protein S10, whose translation MAGQKIRIRLRAYDHEVIDSSARKIVDTVTRTGAKVAGPVPLPTEKNVFCVIRSPHKYKDSREHFEMRTHKRLIDILDPTPKTVDLLMRLDLPAGVDIEIKLP comes from the coding sequence GTGGCGGGACAAAAGATCCGCATCCGGTTGCGGGCGTATGACCACGAGGTCATCGACAGCTCGGCGCGCAAGATCGTCGACACCGTGACTCGCACCGGTGCCAAGGTGGCAGGCCCCGTGCCGCTGCCGACCGAGAAGAACGTGTTCTGTGTGATCCGTTCGCCCCATAAGTACAAGGACAGCCGCGAGCATTTCGAGATGCGCACCCACAAGCGGTTGATCGACATCCTCGACCCCACGCCGAAGACCGTCGATCTGCTGATGCGCCTCGACCTTCCGGCCGGTGTCGACATCGAAATCAAGCTTCCGTGA